Sequence from the Aquimarina sp. Aq107 genome:
TTCCGAAATATTCTTTATTTATAATCTTTTTTATCCTTTAATTCTTTTTTTTCTATTCGCTTCGTAATCTTCAAAAATCATCTCACCGAGTCCTTTTAAACCAGTATAAAAAGCTTTACCTTGATTCGCGTGGGTAAACTCTCTAACAAACTGCATTAAATAAGGATCTTGCGCAATCATAAACGTAGTAATAGGTATATGTAATTTTCTAGCTTGCTGTGCCATCATATAACACTTATTCACAATATTCCGATCTAACCCATTACTATTTTTATAATACTGTCCATCTGGCATTCTTAAACAACTAGGTTTCCCATCGGTAATCATAAAAATTTGCTTATTTGTATTACGCTTTCTTCTTAACATATCCATAGCCAACTGTAATCCTGCAACAGTATTCGTATGATAAGGTCCAACTTGTAAATATGGTAAATCTTTAATCGCAATTGGCCAAGCATCATTTCCAAACACCAAAATATCTAAGGTATCTTTCGGGTATCTTGTAGTAATAAGTTCTGCTAATGCCATTGCCACCTTTTTAGCGGGAGTAATTCTATCCTCGCCATACAATATCATACTATGACTGATATCAATCATTAATACAGTACTCATCTGCGCCTTATACTGTGTTTCTTCTACAACAAGGTCATCCTCAGTAAGATGTAAATCTCCGATACCATGGTTAATCTGAGCATTTTTTAAACTTTCTGTAATTGATATTCTTTCTAATCCATCACCATATTGATAATTCCTATATTCTCCTGCATGTTCATCTCCTCTTCCTGTATATTTAGTTCTATGGTTTCCTGATCCACTACGCTTTAAATTACCAAAAATTTGATCTAATGCCCTTTTACGAATTGCTCTTTCTGTCTTAGCTGTAATAGACATTCCGCCTTTTCCATCAGGTTTGATTTCCTCTCGGATATATCCTTTTTTCTTTAAATCCTCAATAAAATCATCTAATGTGTATTCTTCTGTGGTAAGTTTGTACTCTTTATCCAATTCTCTCATCCAATCCAAAGCCTCATCTAGGTCGCCAGAAGTGTGAGTAATAATCTCCTGAAAAATATCAAAAAGCTTATCAAATGGAGATTGCTCAGGTGCTTCATAGTTTTTAAAAGCGAACCCTTTTTTTAAAAATCCCTTTTTCTCTTTCATTATATAAATTTAGCATATTTTGTAAAAGATATATACTGAACTCAATGCTAATAATAGATAATTAACAAATGTTTTGGAATTGTTCTGGCTTAAAGACACTTTTATCTAAAAACAATAAACACTATACAATTCTTATCTTTGAGACATCAAGTATATTTTTAAGAATATATTCTTATAATAATCAAAAATCATCTTACTCAGTTTATGAAGAATTCATTCCTATTATTACTCTTTCTTTTTCCATTTATAAATTATGGCCAAAATGATATCGAAAAAGTAAAAACTACAATTTCAAAAAGTGAAATTGAAGGGCACATTTATTTTTTGGCATCTGATGAACTAAAAGGTAGACAAACTGGAACTGCTGAGAATAAAATAGCCGCTCAATATTTAGCTAATATGCTACGTTCTTATGGAGTAAAACCCGTTACAGAAGATAAAAGTTATCTTCAGAAAGTCGTACTTAAAACAGTATCTCAATTTGATAAAGCAGAACTGAAAATAAAAAGTTTTAGTACTTCAAAAATCGTAACAATTAATAAAATGAATACATCTTATTCTGGTTCATTGGCATTTGTTAATTATGGTTTCGAAAAAGACTATGCTAATGTAGATGTAAAGGGTAAAATAGTTATTTCATATTCTGGAACAAAAGAAAATAATAATCTAAGATTTGCCTTTTCTAAAACACAAGAGAAAATCAAAATTGCAAAAGAAAAAGGTGCCATTGGTATTATTGAGGTTAATAATATAGATGATAGAACTTGGTCTCAATTGGATCATAGTTTTAATGGAGAAAAAATGTATGTTTCTGAAGAAGACACATCTAATAATTTCG
This genomic interval carries:
- a CDS encoding VWA domain-containing protein, producing MKEKKGFLKKGFAFKNYEAPEQSPFDKLFDIFQEIITHTSGDLDEALDWMRELDKEYKLTTEEYTLDDFIEDLKKKGYIREEIKPDGKGGMSITAKTERAIRKRALDQIFGNLKRSGSGNHRTKYTGRGDEHAGEYRNYQYGDGLERISITESLKNAQINHGIGDLHLTEDDLVVEETQYKAQMSTVLMIDISHSMILYGEDRITPAKKVAMALAELITTRYPKDTLDILVFGNDAWPIAIKDLPYLQVGPYHTNTVAGLQLAMDMLRRKRNTNKQIFMITDGKPSCLRMPDGQYYKNSNGLDRNIVNKCYMMAQQARKLHIPITTFMIAQDPYLMQFVREFTHANQGKAFYTGLKGLGEMIFEDYEANRKKRIKG